The following DNA comes from Desulfobaculum xiamenense.
ACCGCCCGCCTCTTTTGCGCCCATGACGCGGCTGGTTGTGCAACCCTAATTGAGAATGGCGCGAATCTTCTTGCCAGGGGTGAACCTGACAACATTGCAGGAGGGAATGCGGATGATCTCGCCCGTTCCGGGGTTCCTGCCCGCACGCTCCGCCCTGGTCACAACCTTGAAGGAGCCGAGCCCGGTAAAGATGGCGGAATCGCCACCGATCAACGCCTCGCGCACAGATTCCAGAACCGCGTCGTAAACCTTCTCCGCCGCTACCTTCGTGGACAATCCGGCCTTCCTCTTGATCTGCTCCACCATCCCAGCCTTGGTCATCGTTCTTCTCCTATTCAATTGAGTTGCTTAGGATTTCTGCCGATGGTGCATCTAAAAAAAACGTATAGACTTTGTACATAGGGAAATCGTTTCGACATTTCAGGATTATCCCCAAATACATAGGGGTTTCCCCTAGATGAGCAATTTGCGAAAAATGCGATGGGACAAGGGGAATCGAGAAAAGGCGCACTCCCCCATCTGGGAAAGGAAGGTCCCTTCCCAGATGAAGAGGAAAAATCAGGGAGAAATTCCCATTGGCAGGCGAAAGTGCAGAAGGGGCAGGCAACACCACGAACAGCCCGAAAAAAGGCGAATCGGTTTCAGACCTTGCCGGTCTCGGGGGCATCGACCCACAAATCGAGGTCGATAAGGCCGAGGCGCGCCGCATACCGGATGAGTTCGATATTGCTTTGCAGATTCAGCTTGCGCATGAGGTTGGCCCGGTGGTTCTCCGCCGTCTTGGGGCTGATGAAGAGCTTGGCCGCTATCTGGCGGGTTGCCAGCCCCTCGGCCAGAAGGCGCATGACCTCCTGCTCCCGCGGGGTGAGCGTTCCGTACTCCGCGTCCTTGGCCGGGCCGCGCTTGAGCGGAGACTC
Coding sequences within:
- a CDS encoding HU family DNA-binding protein, with amino-acid sequence MTKAGMVEQIKRKAGLSTKVAAEKVYDAVLESVREALIGGDSAIFTGLGSFKVVTRAERAGRNPGTGEIIRIPSCNVVRFTPGKKIRAILN